Genomic DNA from Hordeum vulgare subsp. vulgare chromosome 2H, MorexV3_pseudomolecules_assembly, whole genome shotgun sequence:
CCGGGGCCACGGACCTGGCGGGAGGGGCAACGGCAACGGCCCAGATGTAGCTGTAGCTGCAGGCCAGGGAGGGCCTGTGGCAGCCCCTGTGATCACCTGGTTTTGCCCGAGATGCAGAGATGTGCGGCGTGACAATCAGGCACGTCACAAGGCGCTTCACGACTCCATCGATAGACAGGAGAGAGAGCACATCATTCGCCGGCAGCAGGCCAGGAACGCCTACAACCAAGCTCATGGCACCAAGAAGAAGCGAAATCGCCAGAGGTCACTGATGGAGGTATAATGCTCAGCAAGCACAGCAGCTTCATAATATATACTCCCTACATTTTTGCAACAGACTATGACTGCTATATTAGAACATGGGGAGAATGTTTTTATAATTGTCATAATGCATTTTGATAGGCTAGCTTAAAAGCCAAGATAAATTGCGTGTTATATATGATTACAGGTTTCAGAAACTTGTATCCTGGGTTCTAGTTAATCAGCAGAGGATTTCCTGCCATTAAAGAAAATAGAATTAGTTAGATGTTGCTAGTACACACAAAAAAAAATACGCTGACATTATTTTTCATGTGTTACCTCTTTGCGTTTGAATTATCTATTGTACCCAAACATAAAAAATCAGCAGCAGCCTAAGATAAATAATAACATTTTAACTGCACtctaaaaaaatgacacgattcgAGACATAAAAAGGTTTACCTATCACTTTCGGTCTTTAGTCTTTCGGTCATACATAATTAAGGTCAGAAGTTTTACAATGCATACAGTTTTGCATTGTACAAAGAGTTGCATGCAATTTCAGGacaaaaataaactaacatgtaaTTTCAGTACAATAATAAACACCTACAGGATACCGATTGTGTTGGAATTGTGCTAGAATGACATTATTGCAGGCATCAGCCTATGATATAAGTCAACTGCTTGTTATATATAATTGTTACAGCATGTAACTGTATCATCTAGAAACTGCTTGTCAACTTATGATTATTACAGCCTGAGTAATCTAAAACTGGGTTATCTAGAAAACCACGATTCTTAATTTGTTAAACGCTGTAACTGTATTTAAATGAAATACAAAGGCTTCAGAAAGTTCAATTGTCATTATGGGTGGCTTCAGAAAGTTCATTTGTCATTTTGGGTTCTCTGGTATCTGCTATGTCGGTTGGGTGTTTCCTAGTTAAAAGTTAGTCAGCAGAAAGGTAGATGTACTAAAATCCATGTTGTTccctgccaaacaatagagtttacgTTAAAACAATAGAGTTTACGTTAAGTTCCCTGACATTACTTTTCTTATTATCGCAGATGTTTCAGCAAAAGCAATTGAGTTTACAAGTTCCCTGACATTACTTTTCTTATTATCGCAGATGTTTCAGCAATAGCAATTGCGGAATAACTTGCGGAAGCCTCAGCTGGAAAATTATATTCCGTAATTTTTTCTTTTGCGAATAAATACCTTTCCAGAATCTCCCTGCAGCAGTTTTAGCAAGACACCATTATTTCCTCATATGTAGTGAGACAATATGAAATCAAGCGGTGCAAGGTAGTATTCGTCCCTTGTTTCTCGAGACTAGTCCTATGTCTGTAAGATGTCCATTGACTGTTTCTCGAGACTAGTCCTATGTCATGTAAGATGTCCATTGACTGTTGGTACGCGAGAAACAAAACCAGATATTTGTAACAAATTGCTTTCTTAGTAGGCAGAGAAATCCTGCCAGTTAGCAGAGGAAATTCAGTTGAGATACAAGTCTGATTCGATACAGTTAGTAGGCTGGAAAACCCATCACACGGAACAACGGGGAGATCAAGGACCAACGAGTTGTCACTCGATCGAAGGCAACAAGGAGATTGTAGAGATCGAATCAGACATGTAGAAACCAACCAGATGGAAGAAATCATCTAAGCACCTTCACCTTCGAGACAACAGCAAAAACGTACGAGACGCGTGGGTGCCTCGGATTCAGACTCCCCGTTCCGTTCCCACGGGAAAAACGTACGGGATCTCGACTTTTATTGAAGAAAATAAGACGGCGAGCCAATAAAAtttcaaaagaaaaggaaaacttgtAGAGATCAAACCAGAACATATAGAAACCAAAGGAAAGAGATCATGTAAACACCTTCGTAACATCAGAAACCAAAAGAAGTTTCGTTCTGATTGAAATTGGCCACAAACAATGAACGATTACAAGTCTATCTAGACTCACCGGGCATGAGCAGCTCAGATCGATCTGTGTTCTACACAATGAAAGCGTGCATCGGACACGAGGTATGCATAGAGCCGGCCGCGAGGAGATCCTGCAGGCATGAACAAACAGATTTGAGGTCGAGAAAAGATGGAACAATCTTGGAGGCGAGATCCAGAAAAACCGACCTAccgaacaagaagaaattaggtTGAATCAGTATCGGCCGGCCTGTTGACGCCATGGAACAAGAAATCCAGTTAAGATCCAATCAACAAGAGAAGTTTGCCCGTCTCGGCCGCCAGAGCTTCGATAGGCGTCGAAGCCAAGCAGAAAAGATGTGCTATCTTTCATGTCGGCATACGGAAACCATGCAGACGGCTCCATCCATATCCATATCCATGGCATGAGAATCGAGATGCCAAGATCTTAGACCCTTTTCTTTTTGGAGAGGAGGAAGGGGAAAGGAGAGGTCAAGGGGAGGAAAGAGGTGGGGTGGggtgaggcgaggaagaagataaTAGCCACACGGGATGCCTGTACAAAACTCTCTCCCTCCGTATGCGGGTCAGTTTCCATCTATATTCGGAGGAGTCAAAAACACGCAAGGAAACCAAACTATTTTTTTG
This window encodes:
- the LOC123424606 gene encoding uncharacterized protein LOC123424606, whose translation is MRWLLDFVSRSDSVPRLFSDFLFRHGRPRRRSRRSRGGRGHGPGGRGNGNGPDVAVAAGQGGPVAAPVITWFCPRCRDVRRDNQARHKALHDSIDRQEREHIIRRQQARNAYNQAHGTKKKRNRQRSLMEMFQQ